AGGCCAGGTTCTCACATATCACGAGCTCGGGAAACACGGCGGTTTTGATACCATGCACGGACTGCTCGAGACCGCTGCCGGACAGCTCTTTTCGTGGTACATCTGCCTTGCGACTAAAGGACCGAATAGCCCGATGGCGCACAGGACAGCGCACTTTATGCTCCAGTTTGAGTGCGGTGCGCTCATCTACGGCCATGAACCAGAGCACGACCGGCTCATCGTCAATGGAGAAAGTGCCTACTTCGCCCAGGAGGCGGAGGCGGTGTCGTGGCGCAGCTACTACAAGGAGATATGCTACCGCCGGATGCATGAAGACACTCTCAGGGCGATGCGTGGTGAACCAACGTTACATACTATCTGGCACGGCATTAATGTTGCAGCTGCCTGTGCCTCTGCTTTTGAATCTGCCCACCAAAACGGCATCTGGCTCGATATTCCACAAGTATTGCAAGGGTAAAGATCGCTTCGTCTACAAAAGCCGCTCACACACTTGTGTATGAGCGGCTATCTATACGTACAGGTTTTCAGAATAACCGAGACACGCCGATGAATAAATACCCCGTGGCGAAAAGATAGATAACCATCTTCGCCATATTGTAGATTCGTCCTCCCCTCACGCCACTCTCGTATGCAAGAGCAATACGAAATGGGTTCGCGTCGCGATCAAGAGCGGTCCAAACGAATTGATCTGCCCTATCCGTTTGCATACCAATAAGAACCCATCCCTCTCTCGTGATGACCCACCATATCGCGCACAGGAGCAGCCCAAAAGACATACCGAAACCTACCTCCATAGCGGTGCGCACTCCGCCCGCAAGGAATCCAAAAATCACCGCATTGGCGATGAGCATGACGTTATACCGCTGCCAGATCGCTTGCCGTTCCGAGTTGATAAGCGCCGTATGGGCGGTGAAAAGACCGGTAAGCGAGATGTCGGAATACTGTTCCGTCGCTTGCGGCGCGGTAGGCCGCACCGAATACTCTTGCGCTTCCGCCATAGCGTCCCCCCCCCGCTGCTGTTTTTAGTCGTTCAATGCTACGATGAACATCAGTAACTCCACTATGCATACATTATATCCGGCTGTATTGCAAATCGCACGGTGCGAACTCATTCTGTTTTATTAGTTCGATTACACACTAATTACAAAAAGAAATGGCCAAAGAACGAGAGTCTAAGTAATCAGAAATAATATTGTTTCAAAAGAGACTGCGTCGGAACTTCAGCGGATTATCCGTGATGAGCATGGAAAAGAACTTACGAATGCAGAGACGCACCAAGCTGCTAGCAACATGGTCAATCTTTACTGCTTGCTCTGGATGATAGACCAGTGGAGTGGTACGGAGAGAGTCTGCTCAATCCCTCAAAAAGCTCGATAAGGGGTTTTGAATTCTGTCTTGTTAGGGTCATACGAAAAAAGAGACGTCGACCGTCTCTTTTTTCGTATACCGGTGGCGAGCCGTGTGTGGATAAACTTTTTCTCGCTCAATGGCAACGTGGTAGTATTTGAGGCATGGCAGAGACGGTACCGGTGTTTACCATCAAAGAGTCGCTTCGCTTCGGCTGGGAGACGACGAAGGCGAATCTTACGTTTCTCGCGGGGACGTTTCTTGTCTCGATCGCGCCGTCGATTGCAGGCGAGGCGCTGGGGCTCGACGAGCGGGACGGCATTATACCGGCACTTTTCGTGATCGCGGCGGTTGTGGTGCAAGCCGGGCTCGGGCTCGGTCTTACGAAAATCCATTTGCGGTTTGCCCGCGGCGAGATAGCAGAATGGCGAGATCTATTTTCATGCGGCCACTTGCTGCTACCGTATCTCGGCGCCGCGATTCTCTACGGCCTCGTCGTCGTCTTTGGCCTCATCCTTCTCATTGTTCCGGGCGTCATCTGGTCCGTTAAATACGGCTTGTATTTTTATGTGTTGCTCGACGAGCATGCGCCGCCGTTTGTTTCGCTCCAGCGCAGCGCGGAGATCACGAAAGGCGTGCGATGGCAACTTTTCCTCTTTGCCCTTATCCTCGGGCTTGTCAATGTCGCCGGGGCGTTTGCATTCGGTGTCGGCCTTCTCATCACCGTACCGGTAACAGCGATCGCTGGCGCGTATGTATATATCAAGCTGCGCGAGCGGCTCGTGCCAGCCGCCGAGCCGCCAGAACAGCACGCGGTTGTACCGGTTGAACCAGGATAGCTGCGCCAAGCTGCATCAGGGCGTGCATTGAGCGCGATATTAGGGTAACTTATTTATGGACGGGGCCTAAGCACACCCCCGCCGCTTATTGCGAGGCAGTGTGGAGCTAATTTACAGACCCTCTTAACCTATGTCCTCCGGCAAACAATTGAAAACGCGCATCAGGTCAGTCGGTAACATTCGCAAGATTACGAAGGCGATGGAGCTTGTCTCTGTCTCCAAAATGAAGCGAGCTGTTGATGCTCTGCTCCGCACCCGTCCCTACGCTGAGGGCGCGTGGGAAGTGCTGCGCGACCTCAGAGCGGTGGCGCTCGGAGAGAGGCATCCCTTGCTTGGCGAGGAGCGGGAGTTGAAACGCGCGCTCGTCCTGCTCACGACATCCGACCGCGGCCTCTGCGCCAACTTTAACAGCGCGGTGCTCGGGAGAGTTGAGAAATTTTTGGCCGAGTTGCCGGAGGGCGCGAGTGCTGATATCGTGACTCTTGGGAAGCGCGGGCGGGAGGCCGCGGCGCGGAGGGGCTGGAATCTTGTTGCTTCGTTTGACCACCTCTCGGTGCTTCCGAGCGCCGAGGATATAGAGCCAATCGCGACTCTCCTCACGCGCGGTTTTATCGAGGGACGCTACGACCACATCTATATCGTCTTTACGGATTTTGTCTCAGCGATTCGTCAAGAGGTGGCGCTTGAGCAGCTTTTGCCGCTCCACGAGAACGCGCGGCTTGGCGCGGCATGGCGCGTCGGGGAGGGCGCGGTGAACACCACGCGCGCTCTCGCGCGCGAGCGCTTGCGCAGAATCGAGTTCCTGTTTGAACCGTCGGGGAAAGCGGTGTTTGAGTATGTACTGCCGCGGCTCGTTTCCGTGCAGATTTTTCAGGGCATCCTCGAGTCAATAGCGTCTGAGCACGCCGCACGCCGGCTCGCGATGAAGAACGCGACCGACGCCGCGGCGGACATCGTTCGCGACGTCACGTTTACATTCAACCAGATGCGCCAGTCCGCGATCACGCAGGAAATCGCGGAAATCTCGACCGGAGCGATGATGACGAGGTAGGATTTTCTTGCGGCATCATTATCTCTATATCTCTATGGGTTCGAGTCTTAAAGGTTTCGGCGTTATTGGGGTGGTCATTATTACCACTCTCACTCTTCTCGTCGGGGGCGCCGTCCTCTATCTTAGTAAATTTAAGAATCCGAAAGTATCGCAAGAAAGTTTTTCGGAAGAACCACTGCAGAGTGAGAATATTCAAAACGAAGGATCAGAACGAAACGAATCAGACTATCACCATCTGGAGGCTGCAATTGAAAAGAACTATTTTACTCAATGCATTGATACCTCCCGCGCTCAGTCGACTCTTTATGAAGAAAAGCAAGATATACCGCAACAACTTGAGGACGATACTGTAATCCAGATAGAACTTGGAAAAGAACTGGGCTTTTTTACAGCCTTTCTCGCTTCAGAAAAAGATGCACAAATAAATAATCTAACTCAGGGGTTTATGGACCAACGAGCTGGCTACTCAGTAAGATTGCCGCAAGGCTGGAAACGAACCGAGGCTGGACCCCCTGGTTCTTTCATTGAATTTTCAACCTCAACGATACATAAAACAGGAGATTTGTGGGTTACGATTGAGCGTGAGACAGACCCCGGCATCTTTCCAAGGTGTAGTGGTTCGGTTCATGATTACTTACCAAAGGGAAATTCTTCTGAATTTTTGGAGAAAACACAATGCCGAGGGGGTTATTACCTTACACTGCGTCTACGGCGCGACGATCAAAATAGTGATACACACAAAAAATTACTTGAAAAAATAGCGAACAATTTCTACCCAATTGACGAAGATTTCCTTCGTAATCGAGGAGCGAGGCCCTCCGTAGTTTTTGATAATCTTGCAACAGATGTCTTAATCCGAGTGCAACTCATGGGAAATAAAAAGATTCCTCCCAAAGGCATCCTGCGTCTTATCAAGTACACTTCGATACAAGAGGATATCTATGATGATCTCGGTCCACTTTATGATACTGGTATGGATGGGGACGAAATTGTAAATGACGGTGTATTTTCAAAGAAAATTTCAGTTAAGGAGAGTGGGCCCAAGCCTTTATTCTTTGGGTTTATTCTCGTGGTTCCCGATTCTATGGTTCCAACACGACTTCACGATTTGTTACTTCCGGTTGCAATTCGACAGGATCCCGAGTGTGTGGTGGATAGTTTTGTTGCAGACTTACGTTCGGGAGATATAGAATCGGCGGGAAAAAAGGTCGGCGAGCGCGTAAAAGAAGGTTTAAGTACCATAGACCAGTCCGCCTTACTCAAACTAGCTGATTCGATTGAAAGGAGGACTCTTGAGGAGCCCAAAGAAGATAGCGCGAAATGGTACCGTAGTGATTCAAGATCATATGAAATCCCTTGGGATGACGCAGATGGTCCCGGCTCATTGAGTATATCGTTGTTTAGAGACGCTCTCGGTATATGGAGTATACAGTTTTAGTTCGATCTCGGATTTAGAAAATGTATGAATACAGGCATCATTAAACAAATCATCGGCCCGGTGGTTGATGTTGAATTTCCGGAGCCGCCGCTGCCGCAAATTTTTGGGGCGCTTGTCGTGGAGCGAGAGGGCGAGCCGCTGACTCTTGAGGTGGAGCAGCATGTGGGGAGTTCGTTTGTGCGCTGCATTGCGCTCGGGCCGACCGAGGGACTCCAGCGGGGTCTTCTGGTGCGAGACAGCGGCGAGACGATCACAGTCCCCGTCGGGCCCTCGGTCCTCGGGAGGATTTTTAACGTGCTCGGTGAGCCGATAGATGAAGGGAAGCCGCTCGCTCTCGGGAAGCGCTACCCAATCCACCGCTCTCCGCCCCCGTTCGTCTCGCAGTCAGTCGCGACCGAGGTGCTCGAGACCGGCATCAAGGTGATTGATCTGATCTGCCCGTTTCTCCGCGGCGGCAAGGTGGGGCTCTTCGGCGGCGCCGGCGTCGGGAAGACCGTGATCATCCAGGAGCTGATCCGCAATATCGCTGCCGAGCACGGCGGCTACTCGGTGTTTGCCGGAGTCGGCGAGCGCACTCGCGAGGGCAACGATCTCTACCACGAGATGCGCGAGTCCGGCGTGATGGACAAGACCGCGATGGTGTTCGGCCAGATGAATGAACCGCCGGGCAATCGCGCGCGCGTCGCGCTCTCCGCGCTCTCGATGGCGGAGTATTTCCGCGACGAGGAGGGAAAGGACGTGCTGCTCTTCATTGACAATATTTTTCGCTTCACGCAGGCGGGCTCGGAAGTCTCGGCGCTCCTCGGCCGCATCCCCTCGGCTGTGGGCTACCAGCCGACGCTCGCCTCCGAGATGGGCGAGCTTCAGGAGCGCATTACCTCGACCGACAAGGGTTCCATCACCTCGGTACAGGCGGTCTACGTACCGGCAGACGATCTCACTGACCCGGCGCCCGCGACCACCTTCGGTCACCTTGACTCGACCGTCGTGCTCACACGCTCACTCGCGGAGCTCGGCATTTACCCCGCCGTGGACCCGCTCGACTCGAGCTCGACTCTTCTCGACCCGGCGGTCGTCGGCGATGAGCACTACCGGGTGGCGCGCGGCGTGCAGCGCGTACTCCAGCGCTACAAAGACCTCCAGGATATCATCGCGATCCTCGGCATCGAGGAGCTCTCGGAGGAGGATAAGCGCACCGTCGCCCGCGCGCGCAAAATCCAGCGCTTTCTCTCGCAGCCGTTCCATGTGGCGGAGCAGTTCACCGGGAGCCAAGGGCGCTACGTCCCGCGCGCGGAGACCGTGCGGGGCTTCAAAGAAATCCTCGACGGCGCGCACGATGAAAAATCCGAGCAGCAATTTTATATGAAAGGCGGAATCGAGGAGGTGGAGTAACGAATTTCCAATTTCCAAGTGGTCAATTTCCAAGCAAATTTCAAATGCTCAAATCTCAAATTAAACTTCGTACTTCGGATTTTGTACATCGGATGTCAGCGTCGGCAATTTTTTTACGAAATAAGACATGAAGACCCACACGCTCGGATTTATTTTTTCTCCGTCATTCGAGGAGGTGCTGCTCATCGAGAAGCAGCGCCCCGATTGGCAACGGGGGAAGCTCAACGGCATCGGTGGCAAGATTGAATCCGGCGAGGGCAGTGTTCAGTGCATGGTACGCGAGGCATCCGAGGAATGCGGCCTCTATTCAGAACGCGAAAGCTGGATGTACATCGGCATTATGGAAGGATCCGAGTGGTCGGTGGACGTGTACGCACTGATTCATCAAGGAGCGCTCGACGATATTCAAACCACAACGGACGAGGAGGTCGCGTGGTACCCTGTTGCCGCTCTGCCTCACCATGCGCTCTCAAACGTGCCGTGGCTTATTCACCTCGCAATCGACAAGCTGCGCCACGACAAATTCCATTCCTGCACGGTACAGTATCGTTAGGAGTTTTAGAGTGCTGTTTGAGTCATCAACGGCTGTTATCGGAAATATAGCCGCGTATACGCGCCAAGCCATGCGCCGTGCTAGAATAGGAGTATGCAAAGCGGCACGGTTATAACGCGGTTTCCGCCATCGCCGACGGGTCTATTCCATATAGGGAATGCGCGGACGGCGCTTTTTAACTGGCTTTTTGCGCGGCACCACGGTGGGAAAGTGCTTCTGCGGTTTGAAGACACCGACCGCGCACGCTCAAAGTCCGAGTATGAACAAAATATCCGCGATGGCCTCGTGTGGCTCGGGCTCGATTTTGATAACGCCGAGGAGGCGCCATGGCGTCAATCTGAGCGTACGGCTATCTACCGCGTTCATATCGAGCGCCTGATCGCCTCCGGCAGCGCCTACGTGTCGCGCGAGCGGGCAAAGGATGACCCGAGTAGGGAAGTGGATCTCGTGCGTCTCCGAAGCGGCGGCAAGAATGTCACTTTTCATGACGAGATCCGAGGGGATATTACTTTCGATACCACTGAGCTCGGCGATCTCGTTATCGCGCGGAACATTGGTGAGCCGCTTTATCATCTCGCGGTCGTCGTGGATGATTTCGAGATGGGTGTTACGCACGTGATCCGCGGGGAAGACCATATCTCAAATACCGCGCGGCAAATTTTGATACAAGAGGCGATTGGCGCGCCACGGCCTCTCTATGCGCACATTCCGCTCATTCTCGCGCCTGATCGTTCGAAGCTCTCGAAACGCCACGGTGCGACCGCGCTCACCGACTACCGCGACCAAGGATACCTCCCGCAGGCGCTTATAAACTACCTCGCGCTCCTCGGCTGGAGCCCGGGAGACGATAGGGAAGTGTTCAGCCCGAGGGAACTTATCGAGCGCTTCGGCCTCTCACGCGTGCAGAAGTCCGGCGCCATATTCAATCGTGAGAAACTCGACTGGCTCAACCGCGAGCACCTTAAACTTCTCTCCGACGATGATTTCTTGGCAGCTAAAAGAATTTTTTTGCCTACCCGCGAAAGAGAACTTTTTGAGAAGCATCCGCGCACGGCGCGTGCGCTCGTGCCAATCTTGCGCGAGCGCACTGCGACGTTTTCCGACGTTCGAGCGCTCGCGGAGAGGGGAGAGCTCCTGTACTTTTTTGAAGATCCTATATTCGAGGACGCATCAAAAATTTCATGGAAAGAAACACCTAATGAGACTACAAAGCGTCACCTGCAGTATCTTGTCGCTATACTCGATGCTGCGAAAGAAAAAAATGATTACCACGAGGCGTTGAATACAACGATCTTCGAGTACGCGCTAAAAGAGGGGAAGGGGGCGGTGCTCTGGCCGATGCGGTATGCCCTGTCAGGCAAGGACAAGTCGCCCGATCCCATCACGATTGCGACGATCGTAGAGAGGGAGGCAACAATCCGTCGTCTCAAAACCGCTATAACAATGTTGGCAGCTTAACATACGAAAACGGCCCTCCCGAAAACATGTCAAGTGCTTCTACAAATCGCTTAAAATTTTCTATGTTCGCTGTGCGGGCTTGCGTTGGTTTAACCCTCGCTGCTGTGGCTACCGCCGAACATACGAGCGCGCAGTCGAGCGCTGAAATAAAATCAAAAATAGACGCACATACCGGCGCCGTAGCCTCTCTAGAGCATGAAATCAAACGCTACGAGGCAGAACTTGCTGCTGTAGGGCGCGACGCCGACACGCTCGAGGGCGCCGTCGCGCGGCTGACGATCTCGATTAAAAAATTTAACGCGGACATCGCCCTTACCGAGCGAGAGATTTCCGAGACAAGCGCGCGCATTGCGACCCTCAGCGGAAATATTAGCGACAAAGAGCGACGCATCGCACAAAACACAGCGGCAATCGCGGAGACCCTGCGCCGCGTGCGCGAGCAAGAAGCGGCAACCCTTATTGAAGTCGTGCTCTCGGAGTCGCGGCTCTCCGGCTTTTGGGATTCAGTCGCCAGCATCCGTCAATTTCAAGAGACTATTCGAACTGAGCTCGCCTCGCTTCGCGCGGTAAAGACCGAGCTCGAAGGGCTCCGGGAGAAAGAGGAAGATGAGCAACTGGAGCTGATCGGGCTCCGCATTCAGCTTGCTGACCAAAAATCGCTCGTCGAGGCCGAGCGTCGAGAGCAGCGAGAACTGCTGCGCCTCACGAAAAATAAAGAATCTAATTACCAGGAGCTTCTCGCGACGAAGCTGGCCGAGAAAGAAGCGTTCGAGCGCGAAATCCACGCGCTTGAGGCCGCGCTTGAGATAGCGATAGATCCTTTAAAGCTCCCCGAGAAGAGGCCAGGGGTGCTTGCGTGGCCGCTCGAGAGCATTACGGTCACGCAGTATTTCGGCAATACGGATTTCGCTCGAGCAAACGCAGGAATCTACCAGGGGAAGGGGCACAACGGCATCGATTTTCGAGCATCCGTAGGGACGAGCGTAAAGAGTGCGCTTGTTGGTATAGTAGAGGCAGCCGGCGATACCGATCTGGTTCGCGGCTGTTCATCTTATGGCAAATGGGTGCTCGTGCGCCACGCAAACGGACTCTCGACGCTCTATGCGCATCTCTCGCTCGTCAAAGTGACCGAGGGGAGTAAAGTCGCCACGGGGGACATTATAGGTTACAGTGGAAAGACTGGCTACTCGACCGGGCCGCACCTCCACTTCACCGTCTATGCAACGCAGGGCGTGCGCGTACAGAGGTTTGCGAACAGTGTCAATTGCAAAAACGCATCAATTCCGATCGCTGACCTCAAGGCATATTTGAATCCGCTCGATTATCTGCCGGCGATGCCGTAAACGCGCATAACGAATTTCCAAATTCCAAAAAACCCGTCTCCAAACACGACGTGCGTGTTTGAGATTTGATGCATTTTTCGCTTTATGCAGATGAAAAAAGGATATATGAGGCGCAACGCCGGACTCATCACAACTCTTTTACTCATCGCGGTCGGCGTCGGCCTGCTCGCGTATTTTCAAGTTGACTTACGTGCCCTTATCGGAGCCGCGATCCGTTGGATCGGAGCCTTTATTAGCACACTTCGGTAAAGGTTTGGTGAGTGATTCCACACTACGTCGACAAATATATCTTGTGCGACGTTCGGTACAAAACAAAAACGGGCTTCCCTACAATCGAGAGAAGCCCCCCTTTAGTTTAGTCCTGGTCTGTGGCTATTTGGTTATTTTTGTCTCAGTGGATTAAATGCCCGCTCAAAGGCGGCTTCTTGCTCCTTGGTACTATTATTCGGCTTTCTGCTCATTCTGATTCCCGGGAAGAATATAGTCTTTCGCCTCGATGACGTGCACAGTCCTACACTCTGGGCATCGTACCCGTCTTCCTACTAACCCATGCTCTTCGATCTTCATTGCTCTCTCCTCGTCGCCGGTTCGGCGGGCGATTCAGGGTAGAACCCTTCGACGCCGAATTGTTGGTCGAGTTTGTCTATGAGCGTGCCCACGTCCGTGCCGTCAGGCATGTTTGCAGTAATGTATCGCTTCATCTCCTCTGTGATACCTATACCACCAAACATCGGCGTCACGATTACCGTTGGTGCAACAGATTCAGCGTACTTCTGTACGTCATCAATCTTTTGCACATTGCGGAACCAAATCACCATCCGTTCCATTATCCCCCTTCTCCTCTCTTTCGCTAGTGACGCAGAAAATGTCCGAT
This region of bacterium genomic DNA includes:
- the atpG gene encoding ATP synthase F1 subunit gamma; translation: MSSGKQLKTRIRSVGNIRKITKAMELVSVSKMKRAVDALLRTRPYAEGAWEVLRDLRAVALGERHPLLGEERELKRALVLLTTSDRGLCANFNSAVLGRVEKFLAELPEGASADIVTLGKRGREAAARRGWNLVASFDHLSVLPSAEDIEPIATLLTRGFIEGRYDHIYIVFTDFVSAIRQEVALEQLLPLHENARLGAAWRVGEGAVNTTRALARERLRRIEFLFEPSGKAVFEYVLPRLVSVQIFQGILESIASEHAARRLAMKNATDAAADIVRDVTFTFNQMRQSAITQEIAEISTGAMMTR
- the atpD gene encoding F0F1 ATP synthase subunit beta: MNTGIIKQIIGPVVDVEFPEPPLPQIFGALVVEREGEPLTLEVEQHVGSSFVRCIALGPTEGLQRGLLVRDSGETITVPVGPSVLGRIFNVLGEPIDEGKPLALGKRYPIHRSPPPFVSQSVATEVLETGIKVIDLICPFLRGGKVGLFGGAGVGKTVIIQELIRNIAAEHGGYSVFAGVGERTREGNDLYHEMRESGVMDKTAMVFGQMNEPPGNRARVALSALSMAEYFRDEEGKDVLLFIDNIFRFTQAGSEVSALLGRIPSAVGYQPTLASEMGELQERITSTDKGSITSVQAVYVPADDLTDPAPATTFGHLDSTVVLTRSLAELGIYPAVDPLDSSSTLLDPAVVGDEHYRVARGVQRVLQRYKDLQDIIAILGIEELSEEDKRTVARARKIQRFLSQPFHVAEQFTGSQGRYVPRAETVRGFKEILDGAHDEKSEQQFYMKGGIEEVE
- a CDS encoding NUDIX domain-containing protein, which produces MKTHTLGFIFSPSFEEVLLIEKQRPDWQRGKLNGIGGKIESGEGSVQCMVREASEECGLYSERESWMYIGIMEGSEWSVDVYALIHQGALDDIQTTTDEEVAWYPVAALPHHALSNVPWLIHLAIDKLRHDKFHSCTVQYR
- the gltX gene encoding glutamate--tRNA ligase; this encodes MQSGTVITRFPPSPTGLFHIGNARTALFNWLFARHHGGKVLLRFEDTDRARSKSEYEQNIRDGLVWLGLDFDNAEEAPWRQSERTAIYRVHIERLIASGSAYVSRERAKDDPSREVDLVRLRSGGKNVTFHDEIRGDITFDTTELGDLVIARNIGEPLYHLAVVVDDFEMGVTHVIRGEDHISNTARQILIQEAIGAPRPLYAHIPLILAPDRSKLSKRHGATALTDYRDQGYLPQALINYLALLGWSPGDDREVFSPRELIERFGLSRVQKSGAIFNREKLDWLNREHLKLLSDDDFLAAKRIFLPTRERELFEKHPRTARALVPILRERTATFSDVRALAERGELLYFFEDPIFEDASKISWKETPNETTKRHLQYLVAILDAAKEKNDYHEALNTTIFEYALKEGKGAVLWPMRYALSGKDKSPDPITIATIVEREATIRRLKTAITMLAA
- a CDS encoding peptidoglycan DD-metalloendopeptidase family protein, which produces MFAVRACVGLTLAAVATAEHTSAQSSAEIKSKIDAHTGAVASLEHEIKRYEAELAAVGRDADTLEGAVARLTISIKKFNADIALTEREISETSARIATLSGNISDKERRIAQNTAAIAETLRRVREQEAATLIEVVLSESRLSGFWDSVASIRQFQETIRTELASLRAVKTELEGLREKEEDEQLELIGLRIQLADQKSLVEAERREQRELLRLTKNKESNYQELLATKLAEKEAFEREIHALEAALEIAIDPLKLPEKRPGVLAWPLESITVTQYFGNTDFARANAGIYQGKGHNGIDFRASVGTSVKSALVGIVEAAGDTDLVRGCSSYGKWVLVRHANGLSTLYAHLSLVKVTEGSKVATGDIIGYSGKTGYSTGPHLHFTVYATQGVRVQRFANSVNCKNASIPIADLKAYLNPLDYLPAMP